Proteins found in one Aspergillus puulaauensis MK2 DNA, chromosome 8, nearly complete sequence genomic segment:
- a CDS encoding BCS1 and AAA domain-containing protein (COG:O;~EggNog:ENOG410PHEM;~InterPro:IPR014851,IPR003959,IPR003960,IPR027417, IPR003593;~PFAM:PF08740,PF00004;~TransMembrane:1 (i51-72o);~go_function: GO:0005524 - ATP binding [Evidence IEA];~go_function: GO:0016887 - ATPase activity [Evidence IEA]), whose protein sequence is MASAMADIHKNTTTMNSTPILNPSDTALLETFIPGYSMLSRFLISYLQIDLSLYIPYLIAAAVLGAAARYIFDQVREFFNEHCISTAEIRHDDEVYTYLMHWLSQQPFTNRTTHFVAGTKISSSSRYYDSDDEDEWGEVDEIDDEGNVIVDFDEYWAKATARDKHKRLQFTPSDGTHYFWFNGRPLAFIRVKEENQNSGGFYGFGKQLERLYISCMGRNPSVLKELLLEAQRSYVAKDNNNTVIYRGQKSGGYTEWSRCMARAPRALSTVVLDQEQKQSFISDIKEYLHPRTRRWYSNRGIPYRRGYLLHGPPGTGKTSLCFAASGLLSLQLYLLNLSSKNLDEDELMSLFQELPRRCIVLLEDVDCAGMSQKRSTDPSTSSAPPEGQNNPESQNGDNKTSGPATGLEKQGVSLSGLLNVIDGVAACEGRILVMTTNHPEKLDPALVRPGRIDMSIAFRYSTAADIKELFTAIYSTLEGDLRASSAERLAPKLQKKLHEKTGEGPAVTHILGKFTG, encoded by the coding sequence ATGGCATCGGCCATGGCAGACATCCACAAAAACACCACAACCATGAATTCAACACccatcctcaacccctccgaCACCGCGCTCCTGGAGACTTTCATCCCGGGGTACTCCATGCTCTCGCGTTTTCTAATTTCTTACCTTCAAATTGACCTCTCTCTGTACATCCCCTACCTCATCGCCGCAGCCGTCCTCGGCGCAGCCGCCCGCTACATCTTCGATCAAGTCCGCGAGTTCTTCAATGAACACTGCATCTCGACCGCTGAAATCCGGCACGATGATGAGGTCTACACTTACCTGATGCACTGGCTTTCGCAGCAGCCGTTCACGAACCGCACGACGCACTTTGTCGCGGGGACTAAaatctcttcatcatcgcgGTACTATGActcggacgacgaggatgaatggGGCGAGGTGGACGAGATAGATGATGAGGGAAATGTCATCGTTGATTTCGACGAGTACTGGGCCAAGGCTACGGCGCGGGACAAGCACAAGCGGCTGCAGTTCACCCCCAGTGACGGGACGCATTATTTTTGGTTTAATGGACGCCCGCTGGCGTTTATTCGGGTGAAGGAAGAAAACCAGAACTCGGGGGGCTTCTACGGATTCGGAAAGCAGTTGGAGCGGCTCTATATTAGCTGCATGGGTCGGAATCCGTCCGTgctgaaggagctgctgctcgaggCGCAGCGTTCCTACGTTGCGAAGGATAATAACAACACTGTCATCTACCGCGGCCAGAAGAGCGGCGGGTACACGGAGTGGTCGCGGTGTATGGCGCGGGCGCCGAGGGCACTGTCGACCGTTGTGCTGGATCAGgaacagaagcagagcttTATCAGTGATATCAAAGAATACCTGCACCCACGGACAAGACGATGGTACTCCAACCGGGGCATTCCTTATCGCCGGGGGTATCTCCTCCATGGACCACCTGGAACCGGCAAGACGAGTCTTTGTTTCGCTGCATCAGGCCTGCTGAGCCTGCAGCTCTACCTTCTTAATCTAAGCTCGAAGAACCTAGACGAGGACGAACTTATGAGCCTCTTCCAGGAACTCCCACGACGGtgcatcgtcctcctcgaAGACGTCGACTGCGCCGGTATGTCCCAGAAGCGAAGCACGGAcccctccacttcctccgcTCCTCCCGAAGGTCAAAACAACCCCGAATCCCAAAATGGAGACAACAAGACCAGCGGCCCCGCAACGGGCCTTGAGAAACAAGGCGTCTCCCTCTCAGGCCTCCTAAACGTCATCGACGGCGTCGCCGCCTGCGAAGGCCGCATTCTCGTCATGACAACCAACCACCCCGAAAAGCTGGACCCCGCGCTGGTTCGTCCCGGCCGGATCGATATGTCCATTGCCTTTAGATACTCCACTGCCGCGGATATCAAGGAGCTTTTTACGGCTATCTACTCCACGCTAGAGGGCGACCTGCGTGCGTCGAGCGCCGAGCGTCTTGCCCCGAAGCTGCAAAAGAAACTGCATGAGAAGACTGGGGAGGGCCCAGCTGTTACTCACATACTGGGTAAGTTCACTGGTTAG